A region of Streptomyces paludis DNA encodes the following proteins:
- a CDS encoding HAD-IIA family hydrolase: MSQQSRTRPSGSATALNEAYDTALLDLDGVVYAGGEAIAYAVESLRTARGGGMRLAYVTNNALRPPLAVAEHLTELGVPAEPDEVITSAQAVARLISEQFPAGSKVLVIGGEGLRVALRERGLVPVESAADGPAAVVQGYGGPELAWGRFAEACYAINHGVPWFASNTDLTIPSARGIMPGNGAAVEVVRIATGAEPQVAGKPLPPMHRETILRTGARRALVVGDRLDTDIEGAFNGGVDSLLVLTGVTDGAGLLAAEPRHRPTYVDADLRGLLTGQPEVTERVGGGFGCGGWTASVGGDALVLDGDGDPLDGLRALCAAAWTDAGDGACGRDAGKALARLGL, from the coding sequence ATGAGCCAGCAGAGCAGGACCAGGCCGAGCGGGAGTGCCACCGCGCTGAACGAGGCGTACGACACCGCCCTGCTCGATCTCGACGGGGTGGTCTACGCGGGCGGGGAGGCCATCGCGTACGCGGTGGAGTCGCTCCGTACGGCCCGGGGCGGCGGGATGCGTCTCGCGTATGTGACGAACAACGCCCTGCGTCCGCCGCTCGCCGTCGCGGAGCATCTGACCGAACTCGGTGTCCCCGCCGAGCCCGACGAGGTGATCACCTCGGCCCAGGCGGTCGCCCGGCTGATCTCCGAGCAGTTCCCCGCCGGGTCCAAGGTGCTGGTCATCGGCGGCGAGGGGCTGCGGGTGGCGCTGCGCGAGCGCGGGCTCGTACCGGTGGAGTCGGCGGCGGACGGGCCGGCCGCGGTGGTGCAGGGGTACGGCGGTCCCGAGCTGGCGTGGGGGCGGTTCGCCGAGGCGTGCTACGCGATCAACCACGGGGTGCCGTGGTTCGCGTCCAACACGGATCTGACGATTCCCAGCGCGCGCGGGATCATGCCCGGCAACGGCGCGGCGGTCGAGGTCGTACGGATCGCGACGGGCGCCGAGCCGCAGGTGGCGGGGAAGCCGCTGCCCCCGATGCACCGGGAGACGATCCTGCGGACGGGGGCGCGGCGGGCGCTGGTGGTCGGGGACCGGCTGGACACGGACATCGAGGGCGCGTTCAACGGCGGGGTCGACTCGCTGCTCGTGCTGACCGGGGTGACGGACGGGGCGGGGCTGCTGGCCGCCGAGCCCCGGCACCGGCCGACGTATGTCGACGCGGATCTGCGGGGGCTGCTGACCGGGCAGCCGGAGGTCACCGAGCGGGTGGGCGGCGGCTTCGGCTGCGGCGGCTGGACCGCCTCCGTCGGCGGGGACGCGCTGGTGCTCGACGGGGACGGCGATCCGCTGGACGGGCTGCGGGCGCTGTGCGCGGCGGCCTGGACGGACGCGGGCGACGGCGCGTGCGGGCGGGACGCGGGGAAGGCGCTGGCGCGGCTCGGGCTCTGA